Proteins from a genomic interval of Drosophila melanogaster chromosome 2R:
- the CG33477 gene encoding uncharacterized protein — MAVNRGHIFYLCLFGLLFFVEEHEVISVICLNLVKYLTIPQPIAVQRGNAEYSLESLDTRCDHDFVEYFHRVPDSKILYTFRVVKLAPAFTINITIKVLKTHRIMYKIENFKGCEFLNNPVIFKMFGESYKTLVVNGSYFKCPIKPNVYYLKTDGIMSMIPSVHPFGRFQLSMRVKMKESRKPFVMEMLLNYTIVRIK; from the coding sequence ATGGCTGTCAATAGAGGTCATATTTTTTATCTTTGCCTATTTGGCTTACTGTTTTTCGTAGAAGAACATGAGGTAATCTCagttatttgtttaaatttggtaAAATATTTGACAATTCCGCAGCCAATTGCCGTTCAAAGGGGCAATGCAGAATACAGCCTAGAGTCGCTGGATACCAGATGTGATCATGATTTCGTGGAATATTTCCATAGAGTGCCCGACTCTAAGATTCTATATACTTTTCGTGTCGTAAAGTTGGCTCCAGCTTTTACCATCaatataacaattaaagtGCTCAAGACACATCGAATTATGTACAAGATCGAAAACTTCAAGGGTTGCGAATTTCTTAACAATCCTGtgatatttaaaatgtttggcGAATCATATAAAACTTTGGTGGTCAACGGCAGTTACTTCAAGTGTCCTATCAAGCCAAATGTTTACTATCTGAAAACCGATGGCATAATGTCCATGATACCAAGCGTTCATCCATTTGGTCGCTTTCAGCTATCAATGCGTGTAAAAATGAAGGAAAGTCGTAAGCCGTTTGTTATGGAAATGCTACTAAACTATACAATTGTGCgcatcaaataa